One Paraburkholderia dioscoreae DNA segment encodes these proteins:
- a CDS encoding FecCD family ABC transporter permease, which yields MSRQASRHSGAIPAALRVMSAKRAAAIWLALGVIALAVLMASLALGSVSLAPLRVLAALLPSHGPSAGSADLTAEIVRTLRLPRALAGFACGALLALAGALLQVLLRNPLAEPYVLGVSGGAASFALVAMIAGCAWWIVDASAFAGAFVSILLVLGLARRELWRGEPQDTSPRLLLTGAVIAAGWGALITLLLNLAPDNRLRGMLFWLTGDLNGGAMPWTALAALVVVLVAIMPAAPRLNVLLRGDAAAQALGVAVMPLRLRVYLVASLAAAAAVTTAGTIGFVGLVVPHMLRLAFGNDQRMLLPAAALGGGVAVMGADLVARTVIAPAQLPVGAITSIIGVPVFLWMLLRRRR from the coding sequence ATGAGCCGACAAGCGAGCCGCCACTCCGGTGCGATACCTGCAGCGCTGCGCGTGATGAGCGCGAAGCGCGCGGCCGCGATCTGGCTCGCGCTCGGTGTGATCGCGCTGGCGGTGCTGATGGCGTCGCTCGCGCTGGGCAGCGTATCGCTCGCGCCGCTGCGCGTGCTCGCGGCGCTGCTGCCCTCGCATGGGCCGTCTGCGGGCTCCGCCGATCTGACGGCCGAGATCGTTCGCACGCTGCGTTTGCCGCGCGCGCTGGCCGGCTTTGCTTGCGGCGCGTTGCTCGCGTTGGCCGGCGCGCTGCTGCAGGTGCTGTTGCGCAATCCGCTCGCCGAACCTTACGTGCTGGGTGTGTCGGGCGGCGCGGCGAGCTTCGCGCTCGTCGCGATGATCGCCGGTTGCGCCTGGTGGATCGTCGACGCGAGCGCCTTCGCCGGCGCCTTCGTGTCGATCCTGCTGGTGCTCGGCCTCGCGCGCCGCGAGTTGTGGCGCGGCGAGCCGCAGGACACGTCGCCGCGTTTGCTGCTGACCGGCGCGGTGATCGCCGCGGGCTGGGGCGCGCTCATCACCTTGCTGCTCAACCTCGCGCCCGACAACCGTCTGCGCGGCATGCTGTTCTGGCTGACGGGCGACCTCAACGGCGGCGCGATGCCGTGGACGGCGCTCGCCGCGCTCGTTGTCGTGCTGGTCGCGATCATGCCCGCCGCGCCGCGTCTGAACGTGCTGCTGCGTGGCGACGCCGCCGCGCAGGCGTTGGGCGTCGCGGTGATGCCGTTGCGCTTGCGGGTGTATCTGGTGGCTTCGCTGGCGGCGGCCGCGGCGGTGACGACGGCGGGCACCATCGGCTTCGTCGGGCTGGTTGTGCCGCATATGCTGCGGCTCGCGTTCGGCAACGATCAGCGCATGCTGCTGCCGGCCGCCGCGCTCGGCGGCGGTGTCGCGGTGATGGGCGCGGACCTGGTCGCGCGCACCGTGATCGCGCCGGCGCAGTTGCCGGTCGGCGCGATCACGTCGATCATCGGCGTGCCGGTGTTTCTGTGGATGCTATTGCGCAGGCGCCGATGA
- a CDS encoding ABC transporter ATP-binding protein: MMPTFDTAQAVLSAQRLTLRAGARTLLGAFTHTFYEGEIWCVAGPNGAGKTTLLSTLAGLLQPSAGHVELDGVRVADWPPLALAQRRALMPQSAPDAFSTSVFDIVMLNRFPHLSGWGWERAADREAAQAALDLLGLAAFAARDVLSLSGGERQRVALAATLCQDAPLLLLDEPLSHLDLHHQIDCLEALAAWTREPRRTVMFSCHDLNLARRFATHALLLDGAGGAYAGPVQDVLTPALASRAFGYPLILIRDGEHEALIPAPRARHESLAGQDTPAG; this comes from the coding sequence ATGATGCCGACCTTCGATACCGCCCAGGCCGTCCTCAGCGCGCAACGTCTGACCTTGCGTGCCGGCGCGCGCACCTTGCTCGGCGCTTTCACGCATACGTTCTACGAAGGCGAGATCTGGTGCGTGGCCGGACCGAATGGCGCGGGCAAGACGACATTGCTCTCCACGCTGGCGGGTCTGTTGCAACCGTCGGCGGGCCATGTCGAACTCGACGGCGTGCGTGTGGCCGACTGGCCGCCGCTCGCGCTCGCGCAGCGCCGCGCGTTGATGCCGCAAAGCGCGCCGGACGCATTCAGCACGAGCGTGTTCGATATCGTGATGCTGAATCGCTTTCCGCATCTCAGCGGCTGGGGCTGGGAACGCGCGGCCGATCGCGAAGCGGCGCAGGCGGCGTTGGATTTGCTGGGCCTCGCCGCATTTGCCGCGCGCGATGTGCTCTCGCTCTCGGGCGGCGAGCGTCAGCGCGTGGCGCTGGCGGCGACGCTATGCCAGGACGCGCCATTGCTGCTGCTCGACGAACCGTTATCGCATCTCGATCTGCATCATCAGATCGACTGTCTCGAAGCGCTGGCCGCCTGGACGCGCGAGCCTCGGCGTACAGTGATGTTTTCGTGCCACGATCTGAACCTGGCGCGCCGCTTCGCCACGCATGCGCTCTTGCTCGACGGCGCAGGCGGCGCCTATGCCGGACCGGTACAAGATGTGCTGACGCCCGCGCTCGCGAGCCGGGCCTTCGGTTACCCCTTGATCCTGATTCGCGACGGCGAACACGAGGCGCTGATTCCCGCGCCGCGCGCGCGTCACGAATCGCTCGCCGGCCAAGACACGCCGGCAGGCTGA
- the cobT gene encoding nicotinate-nucleotide--dimethylbenzimidazole phosphoribosyltransferase, producing MTSSPRLPGLPEVEPLDQTLRDHLQHIIDTKTKPPGSLGRLETLARQMGLIQRTTHPAVTRPAMIVFAGDHGVAEEGVSPYPQAVTAQMVANFLAGGAAINALSRVAGIELEVVNAGIATPLPSAEGLVDIPVAAGTRNFAHEAAMSRDQALAAMQAGAARVRHHAALGTNVIGFGEMGIANTSAAACLMSRLCGVPIDECVGRGTGLDNAGLARKRDVLASALAHHPVSTDPLDVLATFGGFEIAMMAGAYLAAAEARMTILVDGFIASSALLIADAFAPSVREYCVFAHASNEAGHRRMLDHFGALPLLSLDMRLGEGTGAALAVPLLRAAVAFVNEMASFESAGVANRDA from the coding sequence ATGACTTCATCGCCACGCTTGCCCGGATTGCCCGAAGTCGAACCACTCGATCAAACGCTGCGTGATCACTTGCAGCACATCATCGATACCAAGACCAAGCCGCCCGGCAGTCTCGGCCGGCTCGAAACGCTCGCGCGCCAGATGGGCCTGATTCAGCGCACCACGCATCCCGCCGTGACACGTCCGGCGATGATCGTTTTCGCTGGCGACCACGGCGTGGCCGAGGAGGGCGTGAGCCCTTATCCGCAAGCCGTGACCGCGCAAATGGTCGCCAACTTTCTCGCGGGCGGCGCGGCGATCAATGCGTTGAGCCGCGTCGCGGGCATCGAACTCGAAGTGGTCAACGCGGGCATCGCGACGCCGCTGCCTTCGGCGGAAGGACTCGTCGACATTCCGGTCGCGGCCGGCACGCGCAACTTCGCGCATGAAGCGGCCATGAGCCGCGACCAGGCCCTTGCCGCGATGCAGGCGGGCGCGGCGCGCGTGCGGCATCACGCGGCGCTCGGCACCAATGTGATCGGTTTCGGCGAGATGGGCATTGCGAATACCTCGGCGGCTGCCTGTCTGATGAGCCGCTTGTGCGGCGTGCCGATCGACGAATGCGTCGGCCGCGGCACGGGTCTGGATAACGCGGGGCTCGCGAGGAAGCGCGACGTGCTGGCGTCGGCGCTCGCGCATCACCCGGTGTCCACTGATCCGCTCGACGTGCTCGCCACCTTCGGCGGCTTCGAGATCGCAATGATGGCGGGCGCCTATCTCGCGGCCGCCGAAGCACGCATGACGATACTGGTCGACGGTTTCATCGCGAGCTCGGCCTTGTTGATCGCCGACGCCTTCGCACCGAGCGTGCGCGAATATTGCGTGTTCGCGCATGCGTCGAACGAAGCGGGGCATCGCCGCATGCTCGATCATTTCGGCGCGCTGCCATTGCTCTCGCTCGATATGCGGCTCGGTGAAGGCACCGGCGCGGCGCTCGCAGTGCCTTTGCTGCGCGCGGCGGTGGCGTTCGTCAACGAGATGGCGAGCTTCGAATCGGCCGGCGTCGCGAATCGCGATGCGTGA
- a CDS encoding adenosylcobinamide-GDP ribazoletransferase, translating into MNPLAELRYFFTALGYFTRVPVPRWVGYEPHYLNAAARYFPLVGVLIGGLSALVYLAALRVFPAGVAVLLSMAASLLVTGAFHEDGLADCVDAFGGAYTREDVLRIMHDSRIGAFGAIALVVALALKWQTLAAMPPMRAASLMIAAHAASRTCAISYLATLDYVRAEGKAKPVAQRLSGGAFVCAAISGLPWLLWPNWLDAPDWRFAGSALAVLVVLRVAMGRYFVRRIGGYTGDCLGFAQQIFELSIYLVGLIWISS; encoded by the coding sequence ATGAATCCGCTCGCGGAACTGCGCTATTTTTTCACGGCGCTCGGTTATTTCACGCGCGTGCCCGTGCCGCGCTGGGTCGGCTATGAACCGCATTATCTGAATGCGGCGGCGCGTTATTTTCCGCTGGTCGGCGTATTGATCGGCGGATTGAGCGCGCTGGTCTATCTGGCCGCGTTGCGCGTGTTTCCGGCGGGCGTGGCGGTGCTGCTCTCGATGGCCGCGTCGCTGCTCGTGACCGGCGCATTCCATGAAGACGGTCTCGCAGATTGCGTCGATGCGTTCGGTGGCGCCTATACGCGCGAAGATGTATTGCGAATCATGCATGACTCGCGCATCGGCGCTTTCGGCGCCATCGCGCTCGTGGTGGCGCTCGCATTGAAATGGCAAACGCTCGCCGCCATGCCGCCGATGCGCGCCGCAAGTCTGATGATTGCCGCGCACGCGGCGAGCCGAACGTGCGCGATCAGCTATCTGGCTACGCTCGACTACGTGCGCGCCGAAGGCAAGGCCAAACCGGTGGCGCAGCGCCTGAGCGGCGGCGCGTTCGTCTGCGCCGCGATATCCGGTTTGCCGTGGCTGCTCTGGCCGAACTGGCTCGATGCGCCTGACTGGCGCTTTGCGGGCTCGGCGCTTGCGGTACTGGTCGTACTTCGCGTGGCAATGGGCCGTTATTTCGTCAGGCGCATCGGCGGTTATACCGGCGACTGCCTCGGCTTCGCACAGCAGATTTTTGAGTTGAGCATCTACCTGGTGGGGCTCATATGGATATCGTCCTGA
- the cobC gene encoding alpha-ribazole phosphatase: MDIVLIRHPAVALDAGVCYGHSDVALAENAEVSSAALALKLATLQMPAPRVLMSSPLKRCSALAAEMANDFGCVISHDDRLMEMNFGDWETQRWDAIDRELLDDWAVNFEHARAHGGESVAQFVARVRAWLDAFALTRELSPAYVVTHAGVMRAIASIVLDVPLERCLRWSLDMSGIVWLRRNDETQQWSLVRWNA; this comes from the coding sequence ATGGATATCGTCCTGATTCGTCATCCCGCGGTCGCGCTCGATGCGGGCGTGTGTTACGGCCACAGTGACGTGGCGCTTGCCGAAAACGCCGAGGTGTCGTCGGCGGCGCTCGCCTTGAAGCTCGCGACTTTGCAGATGCCCGCGCCACGCGTGCTGATGTCGAGCCCGTTGAAGCGCTGCTCGGCGCTGGCTGCCGAGATGGCGAACGACTTCGGCTGTGTGATCAGTCACGACGATCGTCTGATGGAAATGAACTTCGGCGATTGGGAAACGCAACGCTGGGACGCGATCGATCGCGAACTGCTCGACGACTGGGCGGTCAATTTCGAACATGCGCGTGCGCATGGCGGCGAAAGCGTGGCGCAGTTCGTCGCGCGGGTGCGTGCATGGCTCGATGCGTTCGCACTGACGCGCGAGTTGTCGCCGGCCTATGTGGTCACGCACGCGGGCGTGATGCGGGCCATTGCATCGATCGTGCTGGACGTGCCGCTCGAACGCTGTCTGCGCTGGTCGCTCGACATGAGCGGCATCGTATGGTTGCGCAGGAACGATGAAACGCAGCAGTGGTCGCTGGTGCGGTGGAATGCGTAA
- a CDS encoding cobalamin-binding protein, with protein MNRLARFTIAAALCINATHAFAAISVTDDTGATVTLPAPAQRVISLAPHVTELLYAAGGGAKLIGAVSYSDYPPEAKKLPRVGDNKSLDLERLVALKPDLIVVWRHGNAQRQLDRLREMHIPLFFSEPHHLDDVAASLTKLGQLLGTSPAADAAAAAYRQDIAALRSRYAGRAPVSVFYQVWDQPLMTLNGEHMVSDVIALCGGRNVFAKLAPLVPTVSTEAVLAANPEAIVTAAPGATEPDTTLPQLGAWRAWPSLTAVANHNLFAIDGDLINRPAPRIAQGAKQMCEDLDIARSRRKSGAQ; from the coding sequence ATGAATCGACTCGCCCGCTTCACCATCGCCGCAGCGCTTTGCATCAACGCGACGCACGCGTTTGCCGCCATCTCCGTCACCGACGACACCGGCGCAACCGTCACCCTGCCCGCTCCCGCGCAACGTGTAATCAGCCTCGCGCCGCACGTCACCGAATTGCTGTATGCGGCGGGCGGCGGCGCGAAGCTGATCGGCGCAGTGTCCTATAGCGACTACCCGCCGGAGGCAAAAAAATTGCCACGCGTCGGCGACAACAAGTCGCTCGATCTCGAGCGACTTGTTGCGCTGAAGCCCGATCTGATCGTGGTGTGGCGGCATGGCAATGCGCAGCGTCAGCTCGACCGCCTGCGCGAGATGCACATTCCGCTCTTCTTCAGCGAGCCGCATCATCTCGACGACGTGGCCGCGTCGCTGACGAAGCTCGGACAATTGCTCGGCACGTCGCCGGCGGCGGATGCGGCAGCGGCCGCGTACCGCCAGGACATCGCGGCGCTGCGCAGCCGGTATGCGGGCCGGGCGCCCGTCAGCGTGTTCTATCAGGTGTGGGATCAACCGTTGATGACGCTCAACGGCGAGCATATGGTCAGCGACGTGATCGCGTTGTGCGGCGGCCGCAACGTGTTCGCAAAACTCGCACCGCTGGTGCCGACCGTCTCGACCGAAGCGGTGCTCGCGGCGAATCCGGAAGCGATCGTCACGGCGGCGCCGGGCGCGACCGAACCGGACACTACCTTGCCGCAACTCGGCGCATGGCGAGCGTGGCCGAGCCTCACCGCGGTGGCGAACCACAACCTCTTTGCGATCGACGGCGATCTGATCAACCGGCCGGCGCCGCGCATCGCGCAGGGCGCGAAACAGATGTGCGAAGACCTCGACATAGCGCGCTCACGCAGAAAGTCAGGCGCGCAATGA
- the cobD gene encoding threonine-phosphate decarboxylase CobD translates to MPAATGTIAHGGNLQEAARRYGIPHAQWLDLSTGINPHGYPVPPVPADAWRRLPDDGDDFAACAARYYGAPDAAHVLPVAGSQAAIRALPALLPRARVGIAPLTYGEYAPAFERAGHETIVLDVSFETLPDTLTHAVVVNPNNPTAVHLSAARLLHWHAQLGARGGTLLVDEAFADAMPSASLAASTHRDGLLVLRSPGKFFGLAGVRAGFVLGAPALLERLRDTLGAWTVSGPARHAVRAGFADEAWQRHMRTRLDTESARLADLLHAQGFDTRCTPLFAWTCDARAAALHRALARRGVWTRLFTPSGSVRFGLPASEAEWTRFDGSLREAVREIDPTRRG, encoded by the coding sequence ATGCCCGCTGCAACCGGTACGATCGCGCACGGCGGCAATCTGCAAGAAGCGGCCAGACGCTACGGCATTCCGCACGCGCAATGGCTCGATCTTTCGACGGGTATCAATCCGCACGGCTATCCGGTCCCGCCGGTTCCCGCCGATGCCTGGCGCCGCCTGCCCGACGACGGCGACGATTTCGCCGCCTGCGCCGCGCGCTACTACGGCGCGCCCGACGCCGCGCATGTGCTGCCCGTTGCAGGTAGCCAGGCGGCGATTCGCGCGCTGCCCGCGCTGCTGCCGCGCGCACGCGTCGGCATCGCGCCGCTCACGTACGGCGAATACGCGCCCGCATTCGAGCGCGCCGGCCATGAAACGATCGTGCTCGATGTCTCCTTCGAAACATTGCCCGACACGCTTACGCATGCAGTCGTCGTGAATCCGAACAATCCGACCGCCGTGCATCTGAGCGCCGCCAGGCTGCTGCATTGGCATGCCCAGTTGGGCGCGCGCGGCGGCACGCTGCTGGTCGATGAAGCGTTCGCCGATGCGATGCCGTCGGCATCGCTCGCGGCGAGCACGCATCGCGACGGCCTGCTCGTGTTGCGTTCGCCGGGGAAATTCTTCGGTCTCGCCGGCGTACGCGCGGGTTTCGTACTCGGTGCACCTGCGTTGCTCGAACGTTTGCGCGACACGCTCGGCGCGTGGACCGTCAGCGGCCCGGCCCGTCACGCCGTCAGAGCCGGATTCGCCGACGAGGCCTGGCAACGGCACATGCGCACCCGGCTCGACACCGAAAGCGCGCGGCTGGCCGACCTGTTGCATGCGCAAGGGTTCGACACGCGCTGCACACCGCTCTTCGCGTGGACCTGCGACGCACGCGCCGCCGCTTTGCATCGAGCCTTGGCGCGGCGCGGCGTGTGGACGCGTCTGTTCACGCCGTCAGGTAGCGTCAGATTCGGCTTGCCTGCAAGCGAGGCCGAATGGACACGCTTTGACGGGAGCCTGCGTGAGGCTGTTCGGGAGATCGATCCCACGCGAAGGGGCTGA
- the cbiB gene encoding adenosylcobinamide-phosphate synthase CbiB — translation MLSLPLLVTLTTVGVALDRWFGEPRTAHPLVGFGKWAMRLETRYNTGRRLRLKGLLAWSLAVMPPVLIAWCLVAVLPFFAACAVHVALLWFALGARSLHDHIAPIAQALAQRDLPQARLLTARIVSRETAHADEGALSRAAVESALENGNDAIFGALFWFAIAGGPGALGFRLANTLDAMWGYRTPRYLRYGWAAARIDDVLNWIPARLTAASYALLGDTRTAWRCWREQAPRWDSPNAGPVMAAGAGSLNVLIGGPAVYHGALEHRPMLGFGREAKAADVNAALMLVERTVVLWLAALIVLALLSVPFHV, via the coding sequence ATGCTGTCGCTCCCGCTTCTCGTGACGCTGACCACCGTGGGCGTCGCCCTCGACCGTTGGTTTGGCGAGCCGCGCACGGCTCATCCGCTGGTAGGGTTCGGCAAATGGGCGATGCGTCTCGAAACGCGCTACAACACCGGCCGCCGCTTGCGGCTCAAAGGGCTGCTCGCGTGGTCGCTGGCCGTGATGCCGCCCGTGCTGATCGCCTGGTGCCTGGTTGCCGTGCTGCCGTTTTTCGCGGCCTGCGCGGTGCATGTCGCGCTGCTGTGGTTCGCGCTCGGCGCGCGCAGTCTGCACGATCACATTGCGCCGATCGCGCAGGCATTGGCGCAGCGCGATCTCCCGCAAGCGCGCTTGCTGACCGCGCGCATCGTCTCGCGCGAAACCGCGCATGCGGACGAAGGTGCGCTGTCGCGCGCCGCCGTCGAATCGGCGCTCGAAAACGGCAACGATGCGATCTTCGGCGCGCTGTTCTGGTTTGCCATCGCGGGCGGTCCGGGTGCGCTGGGGTTTCGTCTCGCCAACACGCTCGACGCGATGTGGGGTTATCGCACGCCGCGCTATTTGCGCTACGGCTGGGCCGCCGCGCGGATCGACGACGTGCTCAACTGGATTCCCGCCCGTCTGACAGCCGCCAGCTATGCGCTCCTCGGCGACACGCGCACCGCGTGGCGCTGCTGGCGCGAACAGGCGCCGCGCTGGGACAGCCCGAACGCCGGACCGGTGATGGCAGCCGGCGCAGGCAGTCTGAACGTGCTGATCGGCGGCCCGGCGGTTTATCACGGCGCACTCGAACATCGCCCGATGCTCGGCTTCGGACGCGAGGCCAAGGCCGCCGACGTCAACGCCGCGTTGATGCTGGTCGAGCGCACGGTCGTTCTATGGCTCGCCGCGCTGATCGTGCTGGCGTTGCTGAGCGTGCCCTTTCATGTTTGA
- the cobU gene encoding bifunctional adenosylcobinamide kinase/adenosylcobinamide-phosphate guanylyltransferase, whose product MTPRDLTFVLGGARSGKSVHAEQLATGSALPVTYIATARVADDAEFSARIAHHRERRPAHWQLFEAGVDLAGAVTQSDAPGHCILVDCLTLWLANLLCPPEGDALPIDRYHAHVAALEAALVNAQGKVIVVSNEIGLGVVPLGAATRLYVDELGRLNQRIAALSTQATMMVAGLPLALKTASHA is encoded by the coding sequence ATGACTCCCCGCGACCTCACCTTCGTTCTCGGCGGCGCCCGTTCGGGCAAGAGCGTGCACGCCGAACAGCTTGCCACAGGCAGCGCCCTGCCCGTCACCTACATCGCCACCGCGCGCGTCGCTGACGACGCCGAATTCAGCGCGCGCATCGCCCACCATCGCGAGCGGCGTCCGGCGCATTGGCAACTGTTCGAAGCAGGCGTCGATCTCGCCGGCGCGGTGACGCAAAGCGACGCGCCCGGCCACTGCATCCTGGTCGATTGCCTGACGCTGTGGCTCGCCAATCTGCTCTGTCCGCCCGAAGGCGACGCGCTGCCGATCGATCGCTATCACGCGCACGTCGCCGCGCTCGAAGCGGCGCTCGTCAACGCCCAAGGCAAGGTCATCGTGGTCAGCAACGAGATCGGTCTGGGTGTGGTGCCGCTCGGCGCGGCCACGCGTCTTTACGTCGACGAACTCGGGCGGCTCAACCAGCGCATCGCCGCGTTGAGCACCCAGGCCACGATGATGGTCGCCGGATTGCCGCTCGCGCTGAAAACCGCGAGCCACGCGTGA
- a CDS encoding cobyric acid synthase, with amino-acid sequence MIQGTTSDAGKSTLVAGLCRLARRAGARVAPFKPQNMALNSAVTVDGGEIGRAQALQAVAAGIAAHTDLNPVLLKPTSDRGAQVIIHGKARTNLDARAYHDYKPVAFEAVLQSYARLQAAYDTIFVEGAGSPAEINLRDRDIANMGFAEAVDCPVVLVADIDRGGVFAHLTGTLACLSASEQARVRGFIINRFRGDVGLLQPGLDWLEAKTCKPVLGVIPYLHGLTLDAEDMLPPELRAAHSGGAGRMLRVVVPVLPHISNHTDFDALRAHPQVDFHYVRSGTPPPPADLIILPGSKNVPGDLAFLRAQGWDAVLQKHLRYGGRVIGICGGMQMLGREVADPHGVEGAPGTSAGLGWLDYSTVLTRDKTLKNVTGRLALPGAPEVAGYEIHMGETRGPALDTPALQLGDARDARPDGAISADGQILATYVHGLFDTPAACAALLAWAGLSDAEAIDYPALREASLERLADTLAEHLDLAKLFAAMG; translated from the coding sequence ATGATCCAGGGCACCACGTCCGACGCGGGCAAGAGCACACTGGTCGCCGGATTGTGCCGGCTCGCGCGCCGCGCCGGCGCGCGGGTCGCGCCGTTCAAGCCGCAGAACATGGCGCTCAACAGCGCGGTAACGGTGGACGGCGGCGAGATCGGCCGCGCGCAGGCTTTGCAGGCGGTGGCCGCGGGCATTGCCGCGCACACCGATCTGAACCCCGTGCTGCTCAAGCCGACCAGCGACCGCGGCGCGCAGGTGATCATCCACGGCAAGGCGCGCACGAACCTCGACGCGCGTGCGTACCACGACTACAAACCCGTCGCGTTCGAAGCCGTGCTGCAGTCGTATGCGCGTCTGCAAGCGGCGTACGACACGATTTTTGTCGAAGGCGCGGGCAGCCCCGCCGAAATCAATCTGCGCGACCGCGATATCGCCAACATGGGTTTTGCGGAGGCGGTGGATTGCCCGGTAGTGCTGGTGGCCGATATCGACCGAGGCGGCGTGTTCGCCCATCTCACGGGCACGCTCGCGTGTTTGTCGGCGAGCGAGCAGGCGCGGGTGCGCGGCTTCATCATCAACCGTTTTCGCGGCGACGTCGGTTTGCTGCAGCCCGGTCTGGACTGGCTCGAAGCGAAGACCTGCAAGCCGGTACTCGGCGTGATCCCCTATCTGCATGGGCTGACGCTCGACGCCGAAGACATGCTGCCGCCCGAATTGCGCGCGGCGCATAGCGGTGGCGCGGGGCGCATGCTGCGGGTAGTCGTGCCGGTGCTGCCGCACATCAGCAATCACACGGATTTCGACGCGTTGCGCGCGCATCCGCAGGTCGATTTTCATTACGTGCGCAGCGGCACACCGCCGCCGCCGGCCGATCTGATCATTCTGCCGGGCTCGAAGAACGTGCCTGGCGACCTGGCGTTTCTGCGCGCACAAGGCTGGGACGCGGTGCTGCAAAAGCATCTGCGCTATGGCGGCCGGGTGATCGGGATTTGCGGTGGCATGCAGATGCTGGGGCGTGAAGTGGCCGATCCGCATGGCGTGGAGGGCGCGCCGGGTACGTCCGCGGGACTCGGCTGGCTCGACTATTCGACAGTGCTCACGCGCGACAAGACGCTGAAGAATGTGACCGGGCGCCTCGCGTTGCCCGGCGCGCCGGAAGTGGCCGGCTACGAGATCCATATGGGCGAGACGCGCGGGCCGGCGTTGGACACGCCCGCGCTGCAATTGGGCGACGCGCGGGATGCCCGCCCCGACGGCGCGATCTCCGCCGATGGCCAGATTCTCGCCACCTACGTGCACGGCCTGTTCGACACGCCGGCCGCCTGTGCGGCTTTGCTCGCGTGGGCGGGTTTGAGCGATGCCGAGGCAATCGACTACCCGGCGTTGCGTGAGGCGTCTCTGGAACGCCTTGCGGATACGCTTGCCGAGCATCTCGATCTGGCGAAACTTTTTGCTGCGATGGGTTGA
- a CDS encoding DoxX family protein, producing MNPNCSAELAALLLRVALGVLYLAHSLQKIFVFTLPGTAQFFVSLGLPGWLGYVTAFVELFGGIALLLGVQVRWAALVLLPFMLGAMSQHLHNGWGFASPNGGWEYPAFWAVTLVVQSLLGGGALAFGGAKAPRAVAA from the coding sequence ATGAACCCGAACTGTTCTGCCGAGCTTGCCGCTTTACTCCTTCGCGTCGCTCTAGGCGTGCTCTATCTCGCCCACAGTCTGCAAAAGATTTTCGTCTTCACGCTGCCCGGCACGGCGCAGTTCTTCGTCTCGCTCGGCTTGCCGGGCTGGCTCGGCTACGTGACGGCATTCGTCGAACTGTTCGGCGGCATTGCGCTGCTGCTCGGCGTGCAGGTGCGCTGGGCCGCGCTGGTGCTGCTGCCGTTCATGCTCGGCGCGATGTCGCAGCATCTCCACAACGGCTGGGGTTTCGCGTCGCCGAACGGCGGTTGGGAATATCCGGCGTTCTGGGCCGTGACGCTGGTGGTGCAGTCGCTGCTCGGCGGCGGGGCGCTGGCGTTCGGCGGGGCGAAGGCGCCGCGGGCGGTGGCCGCCTGA
- a CDS encoding PaaI family thioesterase — protein sequence MSKLRPEYTVERLHERQKGSLPGLLGVHVVSLEEGVLIAELTVRTELLAPNGFLHAATVIGLADTACGYACLAHLPETARNFTTIEVKSNFLGTATEGTIRAVAKSVHLGRSTQVWDATVTDPNGKTMALFRCTQIVLY from the coding sequence ATGAGCAAACTGCGCCCGGAATACACCGTCGAACGCCTCCACGAACGCCAGAAAGGCTCGCTGCCAGGCCTGCTGGGCGTGCATGTCGTGTCGCTGGAAGAGGGCGTGCTGATCGCGGAATTGACCGTGCGCACGGAACTGCTCGCGCCGAACGGCTTTTTGCATGCCGCCACCGTGATCGGTCTCGCCGACACCGCCTGCGGCTACGCCTGCCTCGCGCATCTGCCGGAGACCGCGCGCAATTTCACGACCATCGAGGTGAAAAGCAATTTTCTCGGCACGGCAACCGAGGGGACGATCCGTGCAGTCGCAAAGAGCGTGCATCTCGGGCGCAGCACACAGGTGTGGGATGCCACGGTCACCGATCCGAACGGCAAGACGATGGCGCTGTTCCGGTGTACGCAGATCGTGTTGTATTGA